One Dysidea avara chromosome 7, odDysAvar1.4, whole genome shotgun sequence genomic region harbors:
- the LOC136260319 gene encoding uncharacterized protein isoform X1: MSVNSVPAGGESEDGEGANSSNSTSNGGRQNDYVNIAQNFSNILLQNSPAVQQVLQQCRGVDGSCNMYCLMECLVKSPAIRDCLRQTTFHGSTIQLPNNTPVVTAAGPYGAKLVHRVLFQEEYFSLFRLAYYLLYQSFPPNPRMGLAVITQRYAVSKKFEVEVLQQLNSRICNQSILNYLLIELRQDKNVAKFWDTVITMIQYPALKACMDRYRLQHVNKLCVQDVMSTKSDGNQYECIGAAATDTESPSECDDIADHVNTEVNMSLHRRYYRLYQRTDLDSNTVNMMTTPAGNHLLELMRSDKEQDNEAEIDRLVDGGDLSYYDMAEACLTKRRINNQPLLNTNTAFGVDLHPSYIINCWEQRGTKPITLAVVKKYYDLMLESLPNDYMATLEFIYLKYPHQVPSGTIEYITAPQNIREVKQRLLDLFLHSMLYEDNPDVNTMVISILMVTMDLKNHQDLKKIGDELITAIFDDKYNLEVTKLHKFKAGNMSTSNTAMASPHVQSPTMSGDHDKSWTAVAQTNTSDTDPNRHGVQHSWTKNKLYRSYSSDHSITCNVHLQKLGPKTCAVIKKYYDQIWKSFPKDYMVSLERYCGVWKLAESTIEYIAEAETADLANQRLLNMMTCVIDHRHEDTLFHFVNNIEVVIGNSNVMGIIEQLRNDLVEAIIEEANSRTPVSPSDPLGDSTDPQPVSLTSQISNSGSDVVHTSGVEETNDDGYFDLINDLMLSMPEDYKKTISEIQQYLTVDEISKILASPDFMTANQAIIKCLMTHMTHGQQLMTFCNILESIKDAPALAVVIKRLREYISVKMYGKTGVDHVTSSGKPASTSSTDLFTPAVFTVLESRAKPELLAVLRKYYDSLLNSFPQDPRVTHQRIHTSSIPISPSPPHQSTEVNPLAVNRAILDNFIIMVALSPEENASSVFCMVMSIIIGNTDITRNLEMDLLKAVKGKDNMASVVPLLPMLGSLSQHPLATVTSHYNEKDREASLSSFDDHYDLMIKINPRFAKEKFLLSFKFPIGDPLTGNLTLQPNEIQMEVLLAFVRNSIGSNGAKDFLKLVDILCSQEPYSDIGVYLLDTYHSKGGHGMPTVHCHKFGDCLSFVHLTKKLEHHSKQLLAGIQYQPPKPLPQYYVLRPHLLERLTYAILVSDSTSIDVDVCLASMNGYGKSTLVKAVCYQKDILEYFLDGFLWIKLGAMSQDPVIKLKNLYRQLTAKTFTGDPDFLIEKLKNLAINHLHKLLVIIDDVWKPDDVYVYVEIFRHCKIILLTCKPDLNSYFPSSHFIKMSLINTNIETSLKFLTMQVEGFEIPTAEQIAQLKGLAEDVYHWPVLLSIVHCQLILYCNKQKMSPNVALQKVMQKLLKVGHVDDTKGQGFNAEIKPVIETSLEFLEGEDISRLNQLAHLGNEGTYKKLLPHFWNVTEAVAEDCVERLLSCGLVQYNEELFLTESSYSVVPSVEVHTLVAQYLLSRTYHTPLDISYV; encoded by the exons ATGAGTGTTAACAGTGTACCTGCTGGAGGTGAATCAGAGGATGGAGAAG GTGCAAACAGTAGCAACTCAACAAGTAATGGTGGACGTCAGAATGATTATGTAAACATTGCTcaaaacttttcaaacatactgcTACAGAACTCACCAGCTGTACAACAAGTACTTCAACAGTGCAGAGGTGTAGATGGTTCCTGTAATATGTACTGTTTGATGGAGTGTCTGGTAAAGTCACCGGCGATCAGGGACTGTCTGAGACAGACTACATTTCATGGTAGTAcca TACAACTTCCTAACAATACTCCAGTGGTAACAGCTGCTGGTCCTTATGGTGCAAAGTTGGTTCATCGGGTATTATTCCAAGAAGAAT ACTTTTCACTGTTTCGGCTTGCTTACTACTTATTGTATCAAAGTTTTCCACCTAATCCAAGGATGGGATTAGCTGTCATTACACAGAGATATGCTGTTTCCAAGAAATTTGAAGTTGAAGTTTTGCAACAGCTAAACAGTCGCATTTGCAACCAAAGCATATTAAACTACTTATTGATCGAACTGAGACAGGACAAAAATGTGGCAAAATTTTGGGACACAGTGATAACAATGATTCAGTATCCTGCACTAAAGGCTTGTATGGACAGATACAGACTGCAGCATG TAAACAAGCTCTGTGTTCAGGATGTAATGTCAACTAAAAGTGATGGAAACCAGTATGAATGTATTGGAGCAG CTGCTACAGATACAGAGTCCCCATCAGAATGTGATGATATTGCTGATCATGTCAACACTGAAGTGAACATGTCACTGCATAGGAGATATTATCGTCTCTATCAGA GAACAGATTTGGATTCCAACACTGTGAACATGATGACTACTCCTGCTGGTAATCACTTATTAGAACTGATGAGAAGTGATAAAG AACAAGACAATGAAGCTGAGATAGACAGACTAGTTGATGGTGGTGATCTCAGTTATTACGACATGGCTGAAGCGTGTCTAACAAAACGAAGAATCAACAATCAACCACTATTGAACACAAATACAG CATTTGGTGTCGATCTCCATCCATCTTATATTATAAACTGTTGGGAGCAACGTGGAACAAAACCAATAA CACTTGCAGTGGTGAAGAAGTACTATGACTTAATGCTAGAGAGCCTTCCTAATGATTACATGGCAACACTGGAATTTATCTATCTAAAATATCCACACCAAGTTCCCAGTGGTACCATTGAGTATATCACTGCCCCACAGAATATAAGAGAAGTGAAACAAAGACTGTTGGATTTATTTCTCCACTCAATGTTGTACGAGGATAATCCCGATGTAAATACTATGGTGATTAGCATTTTGATGGTAACCATGGATCTCAAAAATCATCAAGATCTTAAAAAAATTGGGGATG AATTAATAACTGCAATATTTGATGACAAGTACAATCTAGAGGTGACAAAGCTACACAAATTTAAAGCTGGAAACATGTCTACTAGCAATACTGCCATGGCTAGTCCTCATGTACAGTCTCCCACAATGAGTGGTGATCATGACAAGTCCTGGACTGCTGTTGCCCAAACAAATACAAGTGATACTGATCCTAATCGACATG GGGTGCAACATTCATGGACGAAAAACAAATTGTATCGCTCATATAGTTCTGATCATAGCATCACGTGTAATGTACATCTACAAAAACTTGGCCCTAAAA CATGTGCAGTTATCAAAAAATATTATGACCAAATTTGGAAAAGTTTTCCAAAGGATTACATGGTCTCACTTGAAAGATATTGTGGAGTATGGAAACTTGCTGAGTCCACAATTGAGTATATTGCTGAAGCGGAAACTGCTGATCTAGCTAACCAGCGACTACTGAATATGATGACTTGTGTAATAGACCACAGACATGAAGACACTCTGTTTCATTTTGTTAATAACATCGAGGTTGTCATTGGAAACTCCAATGTGATGGGTATTATTGAACAGTTGCGAAATG ATCTAGTAGAGGCTATCATTGAAGAAGCAAACAGCCGTACCCCTGTGTCACCTAGTGATCCCCTTGGTGATAGTACTGATCCACAACCAGTGTCACTTACTAGCCAAATATCAAATAGTGGGTCAGATGTTGTTCATACATCTGGTGTTGAAGAAACAAATGATGATG GTTATTTTGACTTGATTAATGACTTGATGTTAAGCATGCCTGAAGATTACAAGAAGACAATATCAGAAATACAACAGTATCTTACCGTTGATGAGATTTCCAAAATACTGGCATCTCCAGATTTTATGACTGCAAACCAAGCAATTATTAAATGCTTAATGACGCACATGACACATGGTCAACAATTGATGACTTTTTGTAATATTTTGGAATCAATAAAAGATGCTCCTGCTCTGGCTGTTGTTATTAAACGTCTTAGAGAAT ATATCTCAGTTAAGATGTATGGTAAAACTGGTGTAGACCATGTAACAAGCAGTGGTAAACCTGCCTCAACATCAAGTACTGACTTATTCACGCCTGCAGTGTTTACCGTACTAGAATCACGAGCAAAACCTGAAT TATTGGCCGTGCTAAGAAAATACTATGATTCACTGTTGAACAGTTTTCCGCAAGATCCTCGTGTCACACACCAAAGAATTCATACCAGTTCTATTCCAATTAGCCCTTCACCACCGCATCAATCCACTGAAGTAAACCCACTAGCAGTTAATCGAGCAATTCTTGATAATTTTATCATCATGGTGGCCCTGTCCCCTGAGGAAAATGCATCATCAGTATTCTGTATGGTAATGAGTATCATCATTGGTAACACTGACATTACAAGGAATTTGGAAATGG ACTTACTGAAGGCTGTGAAAGGAAAAGACAACATGGCATCAGTAGTTCCTCTCCTTCCTATGTTGGGATCATTAAGTCAACATCCTCTTGCAACAG TGACTAGTCATTACAATGAAAAGGATCGAGAAGCTTCTCTCAGTTCCTTTGATGACCATTATGATCTCATGATAAAAATTAATCCTCGGTTTGCTAAAGAAAAGTTTTTGCTGTCATTTAAGTTTCCTATTGGGGACCCACTAACTGGTAATTTGACTTTACAGCCAAATGAAATACAAATGGAAGTCTTGTTAGCATTTGTAAGGAATTCAATTGGTAGCAATGGAGCAAAAGATTTCCTTAAATTAGTTGATATACTTTGTAGTCAAGAGCCATACAGTGACATAGGAGTCTATCTATTAG ATACTTATCATTCTAAAGGTGGTCATGGAATGCCAACTGTTCACTGCCATAAATTTG GTGACTGTTTATCTTTTGTACACCTGACAAAGAAGTTGGAGCATCACAGTAAACAATTACTTGCAG GCATACAGTATCAACCTCCTAAGCCCTTACCACAGTATTATGTACTTCGACCACACTTATTGGAGAGACTGACTTATGCCATACTTGTTAGTGATAGCACCTCCATTGATGTTGATGTGTGTCTTGCTAGTATGAATGGATATGGCAAGTCCACTCTTGTTAAAGCTGTCTGTTATCAGAAGGATATTCTAGAGTACTTTCTTGATGGATTCTTGTGGATTAAATTGGGTGCTATGTCACAAGATCCTGTTATTAAACTGAAAAATCTTTATCGCCAATTGACAGCGAAAACATTTACAGGAGATCCAGATTTTCTGATAGAAAAACTAAAGAATTTGGCTATTAATCATTTACATAAACTGCTTGTTATCATTGACGATGTGTGGAAACCAGATGATGTCTATGTCTATGTGGAAATCTTTCGtcattgcaaaataattttaCTTACCTGTAAGCCTGATCTAAATTCTTACTTTCCATCCAGCCATTTTATTAAAATGAGCTTGATAAACACCAATATTGAAACATCGCTAAAATTCCTCACCATGCAAGTCGAAGGTTTTGAGATACCTACTGCAGAACAAATTGCACAACTGAAGGGACTTGCAGAAGACGTGTACCACTGGCCCGTTCTGCTTAGTATTGTTCACTGTCAACTAATACTATACTGTAATAAACAAAAGATGTCTCCCAATGTTGCACTGCAAAAAGTTATGCAAAAATTACTAAAGGTTGGCCATGTCGATGATACGAAAGGACAAGGCTTTAATGCCGAGATAAAACCAGTGATAGAAACAAGTTTAGAGTTTTTAGAAGGTGAAGACATCTCACGTTTAAACCAGCTTGCACATCTAGGAAACGAAGGCACCTATAAGAAACTGCTGCCACATTTTTGGAATGTTACTGAAGCAGTTGCTGAAGATTGTGTTGAAAGATTGCTTTCATGTGGTCTAGTTCAGTACAATGAGGAACTATTTTTGACTGAATCAAGCTACAGTGTTGTGCCATCTGTTGAGGTGCACACATTGGTGGCTCAGTACTTACTTTCAAGAACATACCATACTCCTCTGGATATAAGTTACGTGTAG
- the LOC136260319 gene encoding uncharacterized protein isoform X2, with protein sequence MSVNSVPAGGESEDGEGANSSNSTSNGGRQNDYVNIAQNFSNILLQNSPAVQQVLQQCRGVDGSCNMYCLMECLVKSPAIRDCLRQTTFHVQLPNNTPVVTAAGPYGAKLVHRVLFQEEYFSLFRLAYYLLYQSFPPNPRMGLAVITQRYAVSKKFEVEVLQQLNSRICNQSILNYLLIELRQDKNVAKFWDTVITMIQYPALKACMDRYRLQHVNKLCVQDVMSTKSDGNQYECIGAAATDTESPSECDDIADHVNTEVNMSLHRRYYRLYQRTDLDSNTVNMMTTPAGNHLLELMRSDKEQDNEAEIDRLVDGGDLSYYDMAEACLTKRRINNQPLLNTNTAFGVDLHPSYIINCWEQRGTKPITLAVVKKYYDLMLESLPNDYMATLEFIYLKYPHQVPSGTIEYITAPQNIREVKQRLLDLFLHSMLYEDNPDVNTMVISILMVTMDLKNHQDLKKIGDELITAIFDDKYNLEVTKLHKFKAGNMSTSNTAMASPHVQSPTMSGDHDKSWTAVAQTNTSDTDPNRHGVQHSWTKNKLYRSYSSDHSITCNVHLQKLGPKTCAVIKKYYDQIWKSFPKDYMVSLERYCGVWKLAESTIEYIAEAETADLANQRLLNMMTCVIDHRHEDTLFHFVNNIEVVIGNSNVMGIIEQLRNDLVEAIIEEANSRTPVSPSDPLGDSTDPQPVSLTSQISNSGSDVVHTSGVEETNDDGYFDLINDLMLSMPEDYKKTISEIQQYLTVDEISKILASPDFMTANQAIIKCLMTHMTHGQQLMTFCNILESIKDAPALAVVIKRLREYISVKMYGKTGVDHVTSSGKPASTSSTDLFTPAVFTVLESRAKPELLAVLRKYYDSLLNSFPQDPRVTHQRIHTSSIPISPSPPHQSTEVNPLAVNRAILDNFIIMVALSPEENASSVFCMVMSIIIGNTDITRNLEMDLLKAVKGKDNMASVVPLLPMLGSLSQHPLATVTSHYNEKDREASLSSFDDHYDLMIKINPRFAKEKFLLSFKFPIGDPLTGNLTLQPNEIQMEVLLAFVRNSIGSNGAKDFLKLVDILCSQEPYSDIGVYLLDTYHSKGGHGMPTVHCHKFGDCLSFVHLTKKLEHHSKQLLAGIQYQPPKPLPQYYVLRPHLLERLTYAILVSDSTSIDVDVCLASMNGYGKSTLVKAVCYQKDILEYFLDGFLWIKLGAMSQDPVIKLKNLYRQLTAKTFTGDPDFLIEKLKNLAINHLHKLLVIIDDVWKPDDVYVYVEIFRHCKIILLTCKPDLNSYFPSSHFIKMSLINTNIETSLKFLTMQVEGFEIPTAEQIAQLKGLAEDVYHWPVLLSIVHCQLILYCNKQKMSPNVALQKVMQKLLKVGHVDDTKGQGFNAEIKPVIETSLEFLEGEDISRLNQLAHLGNEGTYKKLLPHFWNVTEAVAEDCVERLLSCGLVQYNEELFLTESSYSVVPSVEVHTLVAQYLLSRTYHTPLDISYV encoded by the exons ATGAGTGTTAACAGTGTACCTGCTGGAGGTGAATCAGAGGATGGAGAAG GTGCAAACAGTAGCAACTCAACAAGTAATGGTGGACGTCAGAATGATTATGTAAACATTGCTcaaaacttttcaaacatactgcTACAGAACTCACCAGCTGTACAACAAGTACTTCAACAGTGCAGAGGTGTAGATGGTTCCTGTAATATGTACTGTTTGATGGAGTGTCTGGTAAAGTCACCGGCGATCAGGGACTGTCTGAGACAGACTACATTTCATG TACAACTTCCTAACAATACTCCAGTGGTAACAGCTGCTGGTCCTTATGGTGCAAAGTTGGTTCATCGGGTATTATTCCAAGAAGAAT ACTTTTCACTGTTTCGGCTTGCTTACTACTTATTGTATCAAAGTTTTCCACCTAATCCAAGGATGGGATTAGCTGTCATTACACAGAGATATGCTGTTTCCAAGAAATTTGAAGTTGAAGTTTTGCAACAGCTAAACAGTCGCATTTGCAACCAAAGCATATTAAACTACTTATTGATCGAACTGAGACAGGACAAAAATGTGGCAAAATTTTGGGACACAGTGATAACAATGATTCAGTATCCTGCACTAAAGGCTTGTATGGACAGATACAGACTGCAGCATG TAAACAAGCTCTGTGTTCAGGATGTAATGTCAACTAAAAGTGATGGAAACCAGTATGAATGTATTGGAGCAG CTGCTACAGATACAGAGTCCCCATCAGAATGTGATGATATTGCTGATCATGTCAACACTGAAGTGAACATGTCACTGCATAGGAGATATTATCGTCTCTATCAGA GAACAGATTTGGATTCCAACACTGTGAACATGATGACTACTCCTGCTGGTAATCACTTATTAGAACTGATGAGAAGTGATAAAG AACAAGACAATGAAGCTGAGATAGACAGACTAGTTGATGGTGGTGATCTCAGTTATTACGACATGGCTGAAGCGTGTCTAACAAAACGAAGAATCAACAATCAACCACTATTGAACACAAATACAG CATTTGGTGTCGATCTCCATCCATCTTATATTATAAACTGTTGGGAGCAACGTGGAACAAAACCAATAA CACTTGCAGTGGTGAAGAAGTACTATGACTTAATGCTAGAGAGCCTTCCTAATGATTACATGGCAACACTGGAATTTATCTATCTAAAATATCCACACCAAGTTCCCAGTGGTACCATTGAGTATATCACTGCCCCACAGAATATAAGAGAAGTGAAACAAAGACTGTTGGATTTATTTCTCCACTCAATGTTGTACGAGGATAATCCCGATGTAAATACTATGGTGATTAGCATTTTGATGGTAACCATGGATCTCAAAAATCATCAAGATCTTAAAAAAATTGGGGATG AATTAATAACTGCAATATTTGATGACAAGTACAATCTAGAGGTGACAAAGCTACACAAATTTAAAGCTGGAAACATGTCTACTAGCAATACTGCCATGGCTAGTCCTCATGTACAGTCTCCCACAATGAGTGGTGATCATGACAAGTCCTGGACTGCTGTTGCCCAAACAAATACAAGTGATACTGATCCTAATCGACATG GGGTGCAACATTCATGGACGAAAAACAAATTGTATCGCTCATATAGTTCTGATCATAGCATCACGTGTAATGTACATCTACAAAAACTTGGCCCTAAAA CATGTGCAGTTATCAAAAAATATTATGACCAAATTTGGAAAAGTTTTCCAAAGGATTACATGGTCTCACTTGAAAGATATTGTGGAGTATGGAAACTTGCTGAGTCCACAATTGAGTATATTGCTGAAGCGGAAACTGCTGATCTAGCTAACCAGCGACTACTGAATATGATGACTTGTGTAATAGACCACAGACATGAAGACACTCTGTTTCATTTTGTTAATAACATCGAGGTTGTCATTGGAAACTCCAATGTGATGGGTATTATTGAACAGTTGCGAAATG ATCTAGTAGAGGCTATCATTGAAGAAGCAAACAGCCGTACCCCTGTGTCACCTAGTGATCCCCTTGGTGATAGTACTGATCCACAACCAGTGTCACTTACTAGCCAAATATCAAATAGTGGGTCAGATGTTGTTCATACATCTGGTGTTGAAGAAACAAATGATGATG GTTATTTTGACTTGATTAATGACTTGATGTTAAGCATGCCTGAAGATTACAAGAAGACAATATCAGAAATACAACAGTATCTTACCGTTGATGAGATTTCCAAAATACTGGCATCTCCAGATTTTATGACTGCAAACCAAGCAATTATTAAATGCTTAATGACGCACATGACACATGGTCAACAATTGATGACTTTTTGTAATATTTTGGAATCAATAAAAGATGCTCCTGCTCTGGCTGTTGTTATTAAACGTCTTAGAGAAT ATATCTCAGTTAAGATGTATGGTAAAACTGGTGTAGACCATGTAACAAGCAGTGGTAAACCTGCCTCAACATCAAGTACTGACTTATTCACGCCTGCAGTGTTTACCGTACTAGAATCACGAGCAAAACCTGAAT TATTGGCCGTGCTAAGAAAATACTATGATTCACTGTTGAACAGTTTTCCGCAAGATCCTCGTGTCACACACCAAAGAATTCATACCAGTTCTATTCCAATTAGCCCTTCACCACCGCATCAATCCACTGAAGTAAACCCACTAGCAGTTAATCGAGCAATTCTTGATAATTTTATCATCATGGTGGCCCTGTCCCCTGAGGAAAATGCATCATCAGTATTCTGTATGGTAATGAGTATCATCATTGGTAACACTGACATTACAAGGAATTTGGAAATGG ACTTACTGAAGGCTGTGAAAGGAAAAGACAACATGGCATCAGTAGTTCCTCTCCTTCCTATGTTGGGATCATTAAGTCAACATCCTCTTGCAACAG TGACTAGTCATTACAATGAAAAGGATCGAGAAGCTTCTCTCAGTTCCTTTGATGACCATTATGATCTCATGATAAAAATTAATCCTCGGTTTGCTAAAGAAAAGTTTTTGCTGTCATTTAAGTTTCCTATTGGGGACCCACTAACTGGTAATTTGACTTTACAGCCAAATGAAATACAAATGGAAGTCTTGTTAGCATTTGTAAGGAATTCAATTGGTAGCAATGGAGCAAAAGATTTCCTTAAATTAGTTGATATACTTTGTAGTCAAGAGCCATACAGTGACATAGGAGTCTATCTATTAG ATACTTATCATTCTAAAGGTGGTCATGGAATGCCAACTGTTCACTGCCATAAATTTG GTGACTGTTTATCTTTTGTACACCTGACAAAGAAGTTGGAGCATCACAGTAAACAATTACTTGCAG GCATACAGTATCAACCTCCTAAGCCCTTACCACAGTATTATGTACTTCGACCACACTTATTGGAGAGACTGACTTATGCCATACTTGTTAGTGATAGCACCTCCATTGATGTTGATGTGTGTCTTGCTAGTATGAATGGATATGGCAAGTCCACTCTTGTTAAAGCTGTCTGTTATCAGAAGGATATTCTAGAGTACTTTCTTGATGGATTCTTGTGGATTAAATTGGGTGCTATGTCACAAGATCCTGTTATTAAACTGAAAAATCTTTATCGCCAATTGACAGCGAAAACATTTACAGGAGATCCAGATTTTCTGATAGAAAAACTAAAGAATTTGGCTATTAATCATTTACATAAACTGCTTGTTATCATTGACGATGTGTGGAAACCAGATGATGTCTATGTCTATGTGGAAATCTTTCGtcattgcaaaataattttaCTTACCTGTAAGCCTGATCTAAATTCTTACTTTCCATCCAGCCATTTTATTAAAATGAGCTTGATAAACACCAATATTGAAACATCGCTAAAATTCCTCACCATGCAAGTCGAAGGTTTTGAGATACCTACTGCAGAACAAATTGCACAACTGAAGGGACTTGCAGAAGACGTGTACCACTGGCCCGTTCTGCTTAGTATTGTTCACTGTCAACTAATACTATACTGTAATAAACAAAAGATGTCTCCCAATGTTGCACTGCAAAAAGTTATGCAAAAATTACTAAAGGTTGGCCATGTCGATGATACGAAAGGACAAGGCTTTAATGCCGAGATAAAACCAGTGATAGAAACAAGTTTAGAGTTTTTAGAAGGTGAAGACATCTCACGTTTAAACCAGCTTGCACATCTAGGAAACGAAGGCACCTATAAGAAACTGCTGCCACATTTTTGGAATGTTACTGAAGCAGTTGCTGAAGATTGTGTTGAAAGATTGCTTTCATGTGGTCTAGTTCAGTACAATGAGGAACTATTTTTGACTGAATCAAGCTACAGTGTTGTGCCATCTGTTGAGGTGCACACATTGGTGGCTCAGTACTTACTTTCAAGAACATACCATACTCCTCTGGATATAAGTTACGTGTAG